The sequence cactcctgagtccttaCTTAGGTCGGGCATGGAGAACCTAGACAAATGCTCCTGTCGCTTACTGACCCCATCCAGAGAGTTACCTGCTAAAACCAAAAAAATCACATGTCAAATTTCAGATCGTTTATTATCATGTATATAATTTTATAACATGCTATTTTAGTTATATCTCAGTACCTGTAGCGTGAGACATAGTCAGGGAGTCCATGGATCCACGAGGAGTCTGTTCTAGAGGAGTAAGAGGCTCGTTGAAGCTCATGGCATTGATGGGGTTCCTCCTGGTCAGCGGGGGTCTGCCGTTTCTCTGGAACCCGTGCAGGCTGATGCTCCTCTTGTCAGAGAAGCCTTGGTTTTGGCTAGACATCTCATTGAAGCTCATCTGAGTGCGTAGCTTGTTGGGCCTGAACTCATCCTGGCTGTGGTGGATCCAGTTTTCATTAAAGGAGTGGCCCCTCAGTGCAGCCATAGGGGTCCTCTTGGCATTGCCTTGTTCCTTTCCCCAGGAATCGGGCCTCTTTCCTGGGTTGGCAGGATTCTGGACTGGAGGATGAGCATTTGCGTTGGGATTGTAGCCCTGCCTGGGGTTACACTGGCCCAGGAGATGTATAGGTGTAGGGGTCGGGGAGGGCTCCCGCTGGGGGCCCTCGTAAGCAGCAGGGACATAGGCCTCATCCCGACTCATCCACACCTGGTTAAGGCTGGGGGCACGGCTCGGAGTGCGACTGGGTGTGCGGTTAGGAGTCCTGCTTGGAGTCTGGCTTGCTGAGAGGCTTAAACGGTCCATCTGGACAGACAGGGGATCATTTTCAACAGACAGACGATCAGGCATGGGAGTAGGAGCGGATTGGCGAACATCAGCACTCCTTCGCTCCTGCTCTGCATTCCTACGCTCCTTTTTCCCAATCTTGGTACTGTGGCGAGATTCACGGGATCGGGCGCTTTGGAAAGCTGAGTCTGAGGAGTCGGACTCATCAGGATCCTAAATGATTCAAATGAAACAGACCCTACTGTTTAACTCCTAACGTgtaaaaatacagaataatCTGCAAGGAGATTAAAAATAGCAATTTCATAAAAtcctattgttttttttttctggtcccCTTACCTGTCCAGCGCTGCAGGACCGTGAGCAGAAGATCTGCCCCTGCTTTGGCAGGAAGGGGCGGCCCATTAGAGAGCGCTTGCAACGGGCACAGCAAAAACATTCCTCAGTTGCGTGCCAGTGCTGCCCGTCATACGTCATCTGGCCTTGGTCGATGCCTTCggtaaaacaggaaaaacataattttgaaacaaaacagacaagAATCAAGTTTATTATTGAACACAATTGGGGGTCTAGCTTTCACTGCATGAAAATGGTAATGTGATGGCAGCTATTTCTAAAACTACTGTAGAAATGTGCTGCAAGTGTGCTAAGCTCATTTTGCCTGTTAGAGCTAAAATTGAGTAaagcaaaaacatttttgtttctgtgccCATACATGATCCCCTTGATCTCTGAGATACATTTTACCAGCTCCTCTCCCCAGCCAGAGGAAGTAATCATCTTTCACAGCTCCCATCTGGAGTCAACATGGGAACATCCTCTGAAACACACTCTTTCACTGCTACTGGAGCCTGGGATGATAATAACCATCCATATCTCACTGCACAGACTCCGCCTCCTCACAGCTGTGGCACACAGAGCTAATAACACCCACACTTACAATAAAGGCTGTTAGGTTTTCTGTGATGCTTTGTGAGTGTAAGACAAACATGTCCATGTGTTTGGTTTGCAGTTCATAACAGAGGAGTTCAAGCAGCAATAAAAATAACCCTTCAGGAAATACATGCGTGACGTACCTATGTGTTCTCCACATGCATCACAGTACTCCGCGTAGAGGGACTCAAAGCAGTTGCAGCAGTGTGGTCGTCCATCCTTCATGATGTAGCGCTGGCCGCCGAGGGTGGTCTCACACTCATAGCAACAGAAGTGCCTCATGTGCCAGTGTCTTCCCTCCGCCTCGGTGCATTCATCAGCAAAGATGATCTGCGTGACCCAGACGTGACACTCATCAGCAGAGACATTAAACACTGAGAATCCATGATGTGGAATGGAAGTCATGAATTAATTCAAAAGTAATGTTTTACTCTTAATGGTGAACACCACACTTTTAATGTTGCTGTCGATGTCTGGGGTCCCTCAGGGCTCAATCCATGGCCCATAATTTTGTACCCGAGGAAAATGGTTCTCAATCTTTTTGACCAAAGATCCCTTAAAATGGAGGAATGTCTACTTGCACTCCATCATCACATGTTGCATAAATCAATGACTAGTAAACAATAAAGAGTGATTTTTCCTCAtctcaatttgttttgtttgggttATTTTAAAGATTAGAGAAAAATCTGAAAACCAGAGGCATTATTTTTTGGAGTAGAACTGGAGAGAAGATAAAACAATATGTATAATTATATCCTTGCATCAGAAAAACGTTACTTTTGGATAAAGAACATTTTGTACTTCATCCAATAGTAACGTACTTATGTACTTTTACTAAGTAAGCTCTTTGAAGCAGGACTTTACTGAATTTATTAACACCCCTGATCTGTCAtcttaagaaaaaaacattgggTTTATATTTTACACAATTACACTCATGTTGTAGATCATGATTTTGCTGATATTCCAATTATACGTTTGTCAAAATTGTTAATACGTCTTGGCAGAAATGTTGAGGTGGTATCAGATAGAGCAGAATGAGTTATACAaggaaactgaaactgtttcCTATTGAATAAAAATGGACACTGAACCATTGCCTATTGTATTTTAAGTAAACAAACCTTACCAGACTTAAATTACTTCAAACAAGTGTGACCAGTGTTATTATTGTTTCTCTGGCCTGCTCGCCTCACATTatgaatagaaaacaaacagactttCTCCGTCTGGCAGGAATACTGAGACATCTTTCATCTCCAGACTAGTTTCATCCACAACATCCAAGTCATTTCCAACCCTGAAGGGCTCCAGGCCCAGACAGACACACCTCATCACAGGCACAGCAGCGGGGTTTTTGCCTCTCGGCGTGGTGCCGCCCACAGAAGATCTTGCCATCTTGGTAGAAGTAGATGAGATCCACCAACAGCTCCTCACACATGCTGCAGACAAAGCAATGAGGGTGCCAGCATTTTCCATGACCCGCCCTCGCAGCAAAGACCACGATGTCCCCTCCGTTTATCTGACCACCGCACTAAAGGAGAGGAGACGGGATGAATCAAAAGGGAAAGTGAGGAAAGGAAACAAGAGGGAAGGAGATGGAAGGACAGCAGACAAGACATTTGTAAAGAGAGGAAAGCAAAAGAGGAAGGAAAGCAGAGGAAAGGAGTGGAAGGGAAAGGAGAGCAGAGGATAGGAGAGGAAGGGAAATGAAGGAAAGGAAatcagaggaaaggaaaggaggtgggagaaagcagaggaaatgacaaatataacaaattgaTAGATagggagaggaagagtgagCAGATGGTACTTGAAATGACTCTTCAATATTGAAATGTCTTCTACTTCATATCTGTGTCATTTATCTGATGGAACATAAAAAAACGAGAAAATCGTTTTCCAAAAACGGTCTGAATTATTCAGATGGAACAGagaaaatgacaataaatgaaaaatggcTTGAGATGGAAAGAAGCCTGAAAGCTAGTTGAGTTGTGCTTTCATGTCCTCAGTAGTCGTCAGGTTCACCTTATCACAGATGGCTCCAGTGATGGTGAGGGGGAAGGGACGGACGTTGCCTCTTCCCAAGCTGTCTTTCTTCCTTTGGTTGCTGAAGATCTTCAGTTCTcgtttctcctcctcgtccagaCCGTTACAGTAACGCACCTGAAATACACAGTTCATCATGATCATCACGAAAACTAGAATTCCTCCAAACAAGCGGACGTCACATTCAAACTCTTCTTGTGTAGACGAGGAGTT comes from Pleuronectes platessa chromosome 6, fPlePla1.1, whole genome shotgun sequence and encodes:
- the LOC128442162 gene encoding prickle-like protein 2, with product MSLEMEKTITKLMYDFQRNSTSDDDSGCALEEYAWVPPALSPEQVHQYYNSLPEEKVPYINSPGEKYRIKQLLHQLPPHDNEVRYCNGLDEEEKRELKIFSNQRKKDSLGRGNVRPFPLTITGAICDKCGGQINGGDIVVFAARAGHGKCWHPHCFVCSMCEELLVDLIYFYQDGKIFCGRHHAERQKPRCCACDEIIFADECTEAEGRHWHMRHFCCYECETTLGGQRYIMKDGRPHCCNCFESLYAEYCDACGEHIGIDQGQMTYDGQHWHATEECFCCARCKRSLMGRPFLPKQGQIFCSRSCSAGQDPDESDSSDSAFQSARSRESRHSTKIGKKERRNAEQERRSADVRQSAPTPMPDRLSVENDPLSVQMDRLSLSASQTPSRTPNRTPSRTPSRAPSLNQVWMSRDEAYVPAAYEGPQREPSPTPTPIHLLGQCNPRQGYNPNANAHPPVQNPANPGKRPDSWGKEQGNAKRTPMAALRGHSFNENWIHHSQDEFRPNKLRTQMSFNEMSSQNQGFSDKRSISLHGFQRNGRPPLTRRNPINAMSFNEPLTPLEQTPRGSMDSLTMSHATGNSLDGVSKRQEHLSRFSMPDLSKDSGVNVSEKSNMGTLSSSIQCHSTESLSSSRPVNNNIYAPLRVGYPLQYWDGPQPPSFDGKGCFGVMGSSGNLRMAPMSDRMPRRRLTGQESVSQPQQPQPRVRKHHRHHGNGQHRSGRHHKRSRRSRSDNALHLVADRPAQMVEPPYRRVQEDYDRFPAGHAAREMFGLEPGGYRQQPHRPCPRTTSDLTLQNAGWQPVGLGGPRWTDGPMEAADPWCSSCSSSSESEGDEGYFLGEPIPRPVQLCYINNEELRHRYSPSGMGPHHGPLHGPSHGQLHTRQRRKSKNCIIS